In the genome of Pseudomonas protegens, one region contains:
- a CDS encoding TauD/TfdA family dioxygenase has translation MSKFESQAIPALGKGRRKSLSLDQSSLVTFTPLFENSSIPLLCTPNVPGVGLAQWAGENRELLQEKLDRHATLLFRGFAVQDINEFNQCVDSISGGALEYLFRASPRTQITKKLNVYSSTDYPAAEKIFPHNEHSYSPVFPLHLYFYCDVPSTTGGETPFGDTRHLLARIDPQVREAFQRKRVLYVRNYGDGMGLPWQTVFQTDNRAEVEAYCAKIGVTPEWKSGNRLRTRQQGPAMVRHPRTGESVWFNHATFFNALTLPESIRDSLLAEFAPEDLPQNTFFGDGSPIPDDYITHLQQLYREVMVEFPWEKGDVVMLDNILTLHARNEYSGPRKILTAMAVPLKSTDVAIG, from the coding sequence ATGTCGAAATTCGAGTCTCAAGCCATACCGGCATTGGGCAAGGGACGGCGCAAGAGCTTGAGCCTGGACCAGTCCAGCCTGGTGACGTTCACGCCGCTGTTCGAGAACAGCTCGATTCCCTTGCTGTGTACGCCCAACGTTCCCGGCGTGGGCCTGGCGCAGTGGGCCGGGGAAAACCGCGAGCTGCTCCAGGAAAAGCTCGATCGGCACGCGACGCTGCTGTTTCGCGGCTTCGCGGTGCAGGACATCAACGAGTTCAACCAGTGCGTCGATTCGATTTCCGGCGGTGCCCTGGAGTACCTGTTCCGGGCCTCGCCGCGGACTCAGATCACCAAGAAACTCAATGTCTACAGCTCCACCGACTACCCGGCCGCGGAAAAGATCTTCCCCCACAACGAGCACTCTTATTCCCCGGTGTTTCCGCTGCACCTGTATTTCTACTGCGACGTGCCGTCGACCACCGGCGGCGAGACGCCATTTGGCGATACCCGGCATTTGCTGGCGCGGATCGATCCGCAGGTGCGCGAAGCGTTCCAGCGCAAGCGCGTGCTTTACGTGCGCAACTATGGCGACGGCATGGGGCTGCCCTGGCAGACCGTGTTCCAGACCGACAACCGCGCCGAGGTCGAGGCCTATTGCGCGAAGATCGGCGTGACCCCGGAATGGAAATCCGGCAATCGCCTGCGCACCCGGCAGCAGGGCCCGGCCATGGTCCGCCATCCGCGCACTGGCGAAAGCGTGTGGTTCAACCACGCGACCTTCTTCAACGCCCTGACCCTGCCGGAGAGCATCCGCGACAGCCTGCTGGCGGAGTTCGCGCCCGAGGACCTGCCGCAAAACACCTTCTTTGGCGACGGCAGCCCGATCCCCGATGACTACATCACCCATCTGCAACAGCTCTATCGCGAAGTGATGGTGGAGTTTCCCTGGGAGAAGGGCGACGTCGTGATGCTCGACAACATCCTCACCCTGCACGCCCGCAACGAATATTCAGGCCCGCGCAAAATACTCACAGCCATGGCCGTCCCGCTGAAAAGCACCGACGTGGCCATTGGTTAA
- a CDS encoding non-ribosomal peptide synthetase, translating to MTDFSPAETFQVSAQQAAILSQQQYLGQPLAAQALLSFDTPPERAVLQAALNELCQRHEILRTSYRQMPGFKQPVQDIAAQVRLRLTLEPGRSLQQARAEDRLALADVPLVASLLDRQLLVSVPLASCDRQSLAQLVTELQQLCAGGQLPAFDGLQYADYAAWQGELSEEAIGREGLQFWRTLYAEQQAGVRLPFERRLDFAPRLQECRLDTDLAPTLRQLASAAELSVEDSLLFLWAGFLAGLSQRDSLLVALTVDARSDQLQQTLGHFSRRLPVAVALQPQATLQDNLQAFRHQLDLSRSWQDCLNELEAFGAEQPRPLDLGCSYSEGAEAQELFLDQAYFEKLHLQARADADRLSLQLSWQSQLLPDGLPEAWLEQFAQWLKAAAADSSLSLEQWPLVSADQAQRLLQDFDRSADLSAAAAPLLHQLFEEAARAYPERAAIHVDGREITYAELDRQANQLAHALREQGVASDAVVGVYGARSIEIVVALLGILKAGGAYLPLDPAYPSERLSFMLEDAAVRCLISLQPLHPDLVLPADLPRITLDSQLLSGDAQAPTSNSTADNLAYVIYTSGSTGKPKGVMVSHTNASTSTLARGVFYQAPLERFLMLSSFSFDSSVAGIFWTLSQGATLYLPSEEQHKDPQQVAELIDAQRISHFLALPSFYAQILEALEQPQLRCVIVAGEACPLELALRHRERLPETLLVNEYGPSESAVWCSAFAVEQAPVDERVAIGGAIAGTRLRVLDEDAELAGIGREGELFIGGPGLARGYLKRPGLTASRFLPDPFASTPGARLYRTGDRVSSLPRGTLDYLGRIDFQLKIRGFRIELGEIESLLGQVANVREAAVVARDTAAGKQLVAYVVLARVDDREAQEQALLAQLREQLPEYMVPSFLSVLERFPLTPNGKLDRNALSALELQGSAYVAPRNELEATLAAIWQEALQLERVGVHDNFFALGGHSLLATRIRSKVQSELNLSLPLRVFFEGETVELLARQVELHRDSGVTGDKVDALEALFAEAQE from the coding sequence ATGACCGACTTTTCCCCAGCAGAGACGTTTCAGGTTTCGGCCCAGCAGGCCGCGATTCTTTCCCAGCAGCAGTACCTCGGCCAGCCGCTGGCGGCGCAGGCGCTCCTGTCCTTCGACACGCCGCCCGAGCGTGCTGTGCTACAGGCCGCGCTGAACGAGTTGTGCCAGCGCCACGAAATCCTGCGCACCAGCTACCGGCAGATGCCCGGCTTCAAGCAGCCGGTGCAGGACATTGCGGCCCAGGTGCGTCTGCGCCTGACCCTGGAGCCGGGGCGCAGCCTGCAGCAGGCCCGTGCCGAGGATCGCCTGGCCCTGGCCGACGTGCCCCTGGTGGCCTCGTTGCTGGATCGCCAGTTGCTGGTCAGCGTGCCCCTGGCCAGCTGTGACCGCCAGTCGCTGGCGCAGTTGGTGACCGAACTGCAGCAACTCTGCGCGGGAGGACAGTTGCCAGCGTTCGACGGCCTGCAGTACGCCGATTACGCCGCCTGGCAGGGTGAGTTGAGTGAGGAGGCCATCGGCCGCGAGGGCCTGCAGTTCTGGCGTACCCTGTACGCCGAACAGCAGGCGGGCGTGCGCCTGCCGTTCGAGCGGCGCCTGGATTTCGCCCCGCGGTTGCAGGAATGCCGGCTGGACACCGATCTGGCGCCGACATTGCGCCAACTGGCCAGTGCGGCCGAGCTGAGTGTCGAGGACAGCCTGCTGTTCCTCTGGGCCGGTTTTCTCGCCGGGTTGAGCCAGCGGGATTCGCTGCTGGTGGCCCTGACCGTCGACGCTCGCAGCGATCAGTTGCAGCAGACCCTGGGGCATTTCAGCCGGCGCCTGCCGGTGGCCGTCGCGTTGCAGCCCCAAGCCACGCTGCAGGACAACCTGCAGGCGTTCCGTCATCAGCTGGACCTGAGCCGTTCCTGGCAGGATTGCCTGAACGAGCTGGAAGCGTTCGGTGCCGAGCAGCCCCGTCCCCTGGACCTGGGTTGCTCCTACAGCGAAGGCGCCGAGGCGCAGGAGCTGTTCCTCGATCAAGCGTACTTCGAGAAGCTGCATCTGCAGGCCCGGGCCGATGCCGACCGGCTGTCGTTGCAATTGAGCTGGCAGTCGCAGTTGCTGCCTGACGGCCTGCCTGAAGCCTGGCTTGAACAGTTCGCCCAGTGGCTCAAAGCGGCCGCTGCGGACAGCAGCCTGAGCCTTGAGCAATGGCCGTTGGTCAGCGCTGATCAGGCGCAGCGCCTGTTGCAGGATTTCGATCGCAGCGCGGACCTGAGCGCCGCCGCCGCACCGCTGCTGCACCAGCTGTTCGAAGAGGCGGCCCGGGCCTATCCCGAGCGTGCCGCGATCCATGTCGATGGCCGGGAAATCACCTACGCCGAGCTCGATCGTCAGGCCAATCAGCTGGCCCACGCCTTGCGCGAGCAAGGGGTCGCCAGCGACGCCGTCGTTGGCGTGTATGGCGCGCGTTCCATCGAGATCGTGGTGGCCCTGCTGGGGATTCTCAAGGCCGGTGGCGCCTACCTGCCGCTGGACCCGGCCTATCCCAGCGAGCGCCTGTCCTTCATGCTCGAAGACGCGGCGGTGCGCTGCCTGATCAGCCTGCAACCCTTGCACCCGGACCTCGTTCTGCCGGCCGACCTGCCGCGCATCACCCTGGACTCGCAGTTGTTGAGCGGTGATGCCCAGGCGCCGACGAGCAACAGCACGGCCGACAACCTGGCGTATGTCATCTACACCTCCGGTTCCACCGGCAAGCCCAAGGGCGTGATGGTGTCCCACACCAATGCCAGCACCTCGACCCTGGCCCGGGGGGTGTTCTACCAGGCGCCCCTGGAACGTTTCCTGATGCTGTCCTCGTTCTCCTTCGACAGCTCCGTGGCGGGGATCTTCTGGACCCTGAGCCAGGGCGCGACCTTGTACCTGCCCAGCGAAGAGCAGCACAAGGACCCGCAGCAGGTCGCCGAGCTCATCGACGCGCAGCGCATTTCCCACTTCCTGGCCCTGCCATCGTTCTATGCGCAAATCCTCGAAGCCCTGGAGCAACCGCAACTGCGCTGCGTCATCGTGGCCGGCGAAGCCTGTCCGCTGGAGCTGGCCCTGCGGCACCGGGAACGGCTGCCCGAGACCTTGCTGGTCAATGAATACGGCCCTTCGGAAAGTGCGGTCTGGTGTTCGGCCTTCGCCGTGGAGCAGGCGCCTGTGGATGAGCGGGTGGCCATTGGTGGCGCCATCGCCGGTACGCGCCTGCGGGTGCTGGATGAAGACGCCGAACTGGCTGGCATCGGTCGCGAGGGCGAGTTGTTTATCGGTGGTCCGGGCCTGGCCCGTGGCTATCTCAAGCGTCCGGGGCTGACGGCTAGCCGCTTCCTTCCGGACCCGTTCGCCAGCACCCCCGGCGCGCGCCTGTATCGCACCGGGGACCGGGTCAGCAGCTTGCCCCGGGGCACGCTGGACTACCTCGGCCGGATCGACTTCCAACTGAAGATCCGCGGCTTTCGCATCGAGCTGGGCGAGATCGAGAGTCTGCTCGGGCAGGTCGCCAATGTGCGCGAAGCCGCTGTCGTGGCCCGGGACACGGCGGCCGGCAAACAGTTGGTGGCCTATGTGGTGCTGGCCCGGGTCGACGACCGCGAGGCCCAGGAGCAGGCCCTGCTGGCCCAGCTGCGCGAGCAGTTGCCCGAGTACATGGTGCCGTCGTTCCTCAGTGTCCTGGAGCGTTTCCCCCTGACCCCCAACGGCAAGCTGGACCGTAACGCCCTGAGCGCCCTGGAGCTGCAAGGCAGCGCCTATGTGGCGCCGCGCAACGAGCTGGAGGCCACCCTGGCCGCCATCTGGCAGGAAGCGCTGCAGCTGGAGCGGGTCGGTGTGCATGACAACTTCTTTGCCCTGGGCGGCCACTCGCTGCTGGCCACGCGCATTCGCTCCAAGGTGCAAAGCGAGCTCAACCTGTCCTTGCCGCTGCGGGTGTTCTTCGAGGGCGAAACGGTGGAACTGCTGGCCCGTCAGGTCGAGCTGCATCGTGATTCCGGGGTGACAGGGGACAAGGTCGACGCCTTGGAAGCCCTGTTTGCGGAGGCCCAGGAGTGA